A window of the Eulemur rufifrons isolate Redbay chromosome 6, OSU_ERuf_1, whole genome shotgun sequence genome harbors these coding sequences:
- the LOC138384812 gene encoding tripartite motif-containing protein 64C-like: MNIMDRPVDNPLSMEMASCYICLSEDLRSVIFGDDRPSAPWELQTAESFAAWGAQAFTSGRHYWEVDVTHSSSWVLGVCKDSWAQDTSIIIDSEDAFLLFSLKGSNGYRLSTNSPPLAQCVQRPLGRVGVFLGYDTGTVSFYDVYKAALIYSFLPSSFSCPLRPFLYLCSP, encoded by the exons ATGAACATCATGGACAGACCTG TGGACAATCCTCTGAGTATGGAAATGGCCAGTTGCTATATCTGCCTTTCTGAGGACCTGAGAAGTGTGATATTTGGAGATGACCGTCCCAGTGCACCCTGGGAGCTCCAGACAGCGGAGAGCTTTGCTGCATGGGGAGCTCAGGCCTTCACCTCGGGCAGGCATTACTGGGAAGTGGATGTGACACACTCCTCCAGCTGGGTTCTGGGAGTCTGCAAAGATTCCTGGGCACAAGATACCAGTATTATTATTGATTCTGAGGATGcgtttttgctattttctttaaagGGGAGCAATGGTTATCGTCTCTCCACCAACTCCCCACCCTTAGCTCAGTGTGTGCAAAGGCCTCTGGGTCGGGTTGGGGTGTTTCTGGGTTATGACACTGGAACAGTGAGCTTCTATGATGTTTATAAAGCTGCCCTCATATATagtttcctcccttcctccttctcttgccCTCTCAGACCTTTCCTTTACCTATGTTCCCCATGA
- the LOC138383936 gene encoding tripartite motif-containing protein 43-like — MDSEITQVFQTELTCPVCLNYLLDPVTIGCGHSFCRPCLCLFWEEAQTHGSCPECRKPSQQKDFKTNIVLKNLVSIAKKASLLQFLCSEEQMCGTHKEKKKMFCEVDKSLLCLLCSNSQDHGAHRHCPTEVAAEDHREKILKQMSSLWRKIQENHRNLHEEKMLILPWMGYVSLRERIIREEYRKLPPALQEEEKQHIERLRKESQEIFQQLNTSAAKKDEKRKQLKEMYRTLVEMCQKPDVELLQDFGDILTRSESMHKHLPPPVKPELSAVPITGLLDRLNCFRVEISFHNEINHHNIRLFDDVRSLILRPHYEDASLNSNGSNCFAMRGVQAFTSGKHYWEMDVDDSTDWAVGVCKDSWIRKNGTLLQSKDIFLLLCVKEDNHYTLFTTSPMVPHYVEKPLGRVGVFLDLESGSVSFLNVAKSSLIWKYPDGSFSFPVRPLFLTGHR, encoded by the exons ATGGACTCAGAAATCACACAAGTCTTCCAGACAGAACTCACCTGTCCCGTCTGCCTCAACTACCTTTTAGACCCAGTCACCATAGGCTGTGGCCACAGCTTTTGcaggccctgcctctgcctcttctgGGAAGAAGCCCAGACTCATGGATCTTGCCCAGAGTGTAGGAAGCCATCACAGCAGAAAGACTTCAAAACCAATATTGTTCTCAAGAATCTAGTGTCCATTGCTAAAAAAGCCAGCCTCTTGCAATTCCTGTGCTCTGAGGAGCAAATGTGTGGGACCcacaaggagaagaagaagatgTTCTGTGAAGTGGACAAGAGCCTGCTGTGTTTGCTCTGCTCTAACTCCCAGGACCATGGGGCTCACAGACACTGTCCAACTGAAGTGGCAGCTGAGGACCACCGG GAGAAGATTTTAAAGCAGATGAGTTCTTTATGGAGAAAGATCCAAGAAAATCATAGAAATCTACATGAGGAAAAGATGCTAATCCTCCCGTGGATG GGCTATGTGTCTCTACGGGAAAGGATCATCAGGGAAGAGTATAGGAAGCTGCCTCCAGCTCTccaagaggaagagaaacaaCATATAGAGAGACTGAGAAAGGAAAGCCAAGAGATTTTTCAGCAACTTAATACAAGTGCAGccaaaaaggatgaaaagaggAAACAACTAAAAGAAATGTATAGGACACTGGTGGAAATGTGCCAGAAACCAGATGTGGAGCTGCTCCAG gatTTCGGAGATATACTGACAAG GAGTGAGTCCATGCACAAGCACCTGCCCCCGCCTGTGAAGCCAGAGCTCAGTGCAGTGCCCATCACCGGACTGCTGGACAGGCTCAACTGCTTCCGAG TGGAGATTTCCTTCCATAATGAAATAAACCATCACAATATCAGGCTGTTTGATGATGTAAGAAGCTTGATACTTAGACCTCATTATGAAGATGCATCTTTGAATTCTAATGGATCTAACTGCTTTGCTATGAGGGGAGTCCAGGCCTTCACCTCTGGGAAGCATTACTGGGAGATGGATGTAGACGACTCTACGGACTGGGCTGTAGGAGTCTGTAAAGATTCCTGGATAAGGAAGAATGGCACCTTGCTGCAGTCTAAGgacatatttcttcttttatgtgtGAAGGAGGATAATCACTACACTCTCTTCACCACCTCCCCGATGGTTCCTCACTATGTGGAGAAACCTCTGGGCCGGGTTGGTGTGTTTCTTGATTTGGAGAGTGGAAGTGTGAGCTTTTTGAATGTTGCCAAGAGTTCCCTCATATGGAAGTACCCTGAtggctccttctctttccctgtcAGGCCTCTCTTTCTCACTGGCCACAGATGA